One Weissella ceti DNA window includes the following coding sequences:
- a CDS encoding alpha/beta hydrolase, which translates to MSKEEIVFHANNGTNVTYMEDPYPVENKIGQQKLLIIFSSLGDEKSDDPRKRFPYTLIDGLKFYNCRKLYIKDDHGLVGDYYLGVNGKLDTQKAVLDLINSKIQEYGIESKNIMTFGFSKGGYAAIMFGYLLNINTVMASVPQFDLDHWIQVYKPFLDYIYPENYTVEDREFYANYLDNVIKDANYVPKKVYLITSKNDNTYYEHIPQLVTALEKSGTELKVFHNNEYVVTRHNNVVKNSLNEILAILSYELSHEDLKNML; encoded by the coding sequence ATGAGTAAGGAAGAAATTGTATTTCATGCCAATAATGGTACTAATGTTACGTATATGGAAGATCCATATCCAGTAGAAAATAAAATCGGACAACAAAAACTGTTAATCATCTTTTCTTCATTAGGGGACGAGAAATCTGATGACCCTAGGAAACGTTTTCCATACACGTTAATTGATGGATTGAAATTTTATAATTGTCGCAAATTATATATCAAGGATGATCACGGACTCGTCGGAGACTATTATTTGGGTGTCAATGGTAAATTAGATACACAAAAAGCAGTGTTAGATCTAATTAATTCTAAAATTCAAGAATATGGGATTGAATCAAAAAATATTATGACATTTGGATTTTCAAAAGGTGGATATGCGGCAATCATGTTTGGCTATTTGTTGAATATAAATACAGTGATGGCTAGTGTACCACAATTTGATTTAGATCATTGGATCCAAGTATATAAGCCATTTTTAGATTACATTTATCCTGAAAACTATACTGTTGAAGATCGAGAATTTTATGCTAATTATCTAGATAATGTGATTAAAGATGCAAATTATGTACCAAAAAAGGTATACCTTATTACATCTAAAAATGATAATACCTACTATGAGCATATTCCGCAATTGGTTACAGCATTAGAGAAGAGTGGCACAGAATTAAAAGTCTTTCATAACAACGAATATGTTGTAACGCGTCATAATAATGTTGTGAAAAATTCGTTGAATGAAATTTTGGCTATTTTATCTTACGAATTAAGCCATGAAGATCTTAAAAATATGTTGTGA
- a CDS encoding ECF transporter S component, with amino-acid sequence MKIKQLTLLSMFVALNVALSVVVKVPTPTGFVSLVEAGIFIAAWRYGRASGMLVGGLTGLLLDLLAGYPQWMIFSLLIHGAEGWLVDTKATRFKRVWSLVIALVVVVGGYWFAGGLLMWLMAGMNMSLVTALIAALAEIPLNIVQVFVGWVVAQLLMQVLEKQEKKIND; translated from the coding sequence ATGAAGATTAAGCAATTGACGTTATTAAGTATGTTTGTGGCGCTGAATGTAGCATTGAGTGTCGTTGTGAAAGTACCAACACCAACTGGTTTTGTATCATTAGTTGAAGCAGGAATCTTTATTGCTGCTTGGCGTTATGGGCGTGCAAGTGGAATGTTAGTGGGTGGGTTAACTGGATTGTTGTTAGATCTATTAGCAGGTTATCCACAATGGATGATTTTCTCACTATTGATTCATGGAGCTGAAGGTTGGTTAGTTGATACAAAAGCAACTCGTTTTAAGCGTGTATGGTCACTTGTAATTGCATTGGTCGTAGTTGTCGGGGGCTACTGGTTTGCTGGTGGATTACTAATGTGGCTAATGGCTGGTATGAATATGTCATTGGTAACCGCGTTGATTGCGGCTTTGGCTGAAATACCATTAAATATTGTGCAAGTATTTGTTGGTTGGGTGGTTGCTCAATTACTTATGCAAGTACTTGAAAAACAGGAGAAAAAAATAAATGATTAA
- a CDS encoding CDP-glycerol glycerophosphotransferase family protein: MKGLTTMQLYDASSTALIFNSDLTINNVFFKNETGERYNVSFEMEDGKLVVPFEELQALEGNNGIYYTDSNDDVYEVSNIQNGVFYFNKLAATFTDEDFNIVPLSEEDPQVKVENAQNGYLIFSFPDNEYCEIELTDDLHFQVQMFNKPSVKVLKADKDVVYFDANEAFTLVLKNDKLGTELLIPVVESDGTYSLPLSELSKVSLKFGVYHAFFNTKDSSRNYRFQFDESDIDFTQSFNILTELSPTTITLSNSSAGFVWYAKDIMMKTWFTTDTSFSLNVEMLPFITGDIQLRSIISSNGQTISYSSKSVDEKVLYTLSISDAVYTNESFSFLFVDEQTGKFINVPVCDNRSAYYAPNKYSMPYYVKSLNDNLLCVENDTALTVTTFYDAISVVPEVNSSQSMVNKSSWLSKSFGKGSLVEETTESVSEEDLTTNPLYVEIHSKIYKVAEFEYKNNKLELSDFKNSTFNLLTLANGRFQISTEIFSIDSEGKRKSVKFKEPIEIILNQMDKFTIYLSTNKTQHLVLRTKNMNEMFLNNDLELYHSTFSSEFTDDNKELWLIGENQGDIKGDNSFVFFDWMVNNKSDSVKVYLVVSRNETELLEKYPDNTVIKNSLGHDALLKIAERLIVTHSVMDVSGSKGYYNKPVFYLQHGVIALKRVQYTPDSYAGNLKKFMVSSTLEADLMIKENGFDENRIAVTGLSRMDNLTQAVNNGVRHITFFPTWRDWIKEPKENDLFNYELRRFLENPELSRLLAENNCTMTVAFHDFFLQNLGYDPRNTFEAEFDNITFEAGSSIGDLIKSSDLLITDYSSVVWDFLYQGKNIMLFQPDIYDYKKHRSSYIDMEKSFEGMVYYNSDSLVEAMSALVTEGRTEAYEEQLKTLQHKHFDNIDHQNSQRVYDAIVDTPLDD; the protein is encoded by the coding sequence ATGAAGGGATTAACAACGATGCAACTGTATGATGCGAGTAGCACAGCACTAATTTTTAACAGCGACCTTACAATTAATAATGTTTTTTTTAAGAATGAAACAGGGGAACGATATAACGTATCTTTCGAAATGGAAGACGGTAAGCTTGTAGTTCCTTTTGAAGAATTACAAGCTTTAGAAGGAAACAATGGCATTTATTACACAGATAGTAATGATGATGTATACGAAGTATCAAATATCCAGAATGGTGTATTCTACTTCAATAAGTTAGCAGCCACTTTTACAGACGAAGACTTCAATATCGTGCCTCTAAGTGAAGAGGACCCACAAGTTAAAGTTGAAAATGCTCAAAATGGATACTTGATCTTTTCATTTCCTGATAATGAATACTGTGAAATTGAATTAACAGACGATTTACATTTCCAAGTACAAATGTTCAACAAACCGAGTGTTAAAGTGTTGAAGGCAGACAAAGACGTTGTTTATTTTGATGCCAACGAAGCATTTACGTTGGTACTAAAGAACGATAAATTGGGAACAGAATTACTTATTCCGGTTGTTGAAAGTGATGGCACATATTCATTACCGCTTAGTGAATTAAGTAAAGTCTCTTTGAAATTCGGTGTATACCATGCTTTCTTTAATACGAAAGACTCATCACGTAATTATCGCTTTCAATTTGATGAATCTGATATAGATTTTACACAAAGCTTTAACATTCTTACTGAATTATCACCAACTACTATTACGTTATCAAACAGCAGTGCTGGTTTTGTATGGTATGCCAAAGATATCATGATGAAGACATGGTTTACCACAGATACATCTTTTTCTTTGAATGTAGAAATGTTGCCGTTTATTACGGGTGATATTCAATTACGTAGTATCATTTCTTCAAACGGACAGACTATTTCGTATAGTTCAAAGTCAGTTGATGAGAAGGTTCTATATACTTTATCAATTTCAGATGCTGTATATACTAATGAGTCATTTTCTTTCTTGTTTGTAGATGAACAAACAGGAAAGTTTATTAATGTTCCTGTTTGTGACAATCGTTCTGCATACTATGCACCAAATAAATATTCAATGCCTTATTATGTTAAGTCATTGAATGATAACCTTTTGTGCGTGGAAAACGATACAGCATTAACTGTTACGACATTTTATGATGCGATAAGCGTAGTTCCAGAAGTGAACAGTTCACAATCAATGGTGAATAAATCTAGTTGGTTATCAAAATCCTTTGGTAAAGGAAGTTTGGTAGAAGAAACAACAGAATCTGTATCTGAAGAAGATTTGACGACAAATCCACTATATGTAGAAATTCACAGTAAGATTTATAAAGTTGCTGAATTCGAATATAAAAACAATAAGTTAGAGTTAAGTGACTTTAAAAATAGCACATTTAATTTATTGACATTGGCAAACGGACGTTTCCAAATCTCAACAGAGATTTTCTCAATTGATTCAGAAGGAAAACGCAAGTCTGTAAAGTTTAAAGAACCAATTGAAATTATTTTGAATCAAATGGATAAATTTACAATATACTTGTCTACCAACAAAACTCAACATTTAGTATTACGAACTAAGAATATGAATGAAATGTTCCTAAATAATGATTTGGAACTATATCATTCAACTTTTTCTAGTGAGTTTACTGATGATAATAAAGAGCTTTGGTTGATTGGTGAAAACCAAGGTGACATCAAAGGTGACAACAGTTTTGTGTTTTTTGATTGGATGGTAAATAATAAGTCCGATAGTGTTAAGGTATATTTGGTCGTAAGCCGTAACGAAACAGAATTATTAGAAAAATATCCCGATAATACAGTTATCAAAAATTCATTGGGACATGATGCGCTCTTGAAGATTGCAGAGCGCTTAATTGTTACTCACAGTGTTATGGATGTTTCGGGGTCAAAGGGATACTATAATAAACCTGTATTTTATCTACAACATGGTGTTATTGCACTAAAACGCGTTCAATATACACCAGATAGCTATGCAGGCAATTTAAAGAAATTCATGGTTAGTTCAACACTAGAAGCTGACTTGATGATTAAGGAAAATGGTTTCGATGAAAATCGTATTGCAGTGACTGGATTATCACGAATGGATAATCTAACGCAAGCAGTCAATAATGGTGTCCGTCATATTACATTTTTCCCAACTTGGCGTGATTGGATTAAAGAGCCAAAGGAAAATGACTTATTTAATTATGAATTACGCCGCTTCCTAGAAAATCCTGAATTATCACGTTTATTAGCGGAAAATAATTGTACGATGACAGTCGCTTTCCATGATTTCTTCTTGCAAAATCTTGGATACGATCCACGTAACACGTTTGAAGCAGAATTTGACAATATTACATTTGAAGCTGGTTCATCAATTGGTGATTTGATTAAGTCATCAGATTTGTTGATCACAGATTATTCATCAGTCGTTTGGGACTTCCTATATCAAGGAAAGAACATTATGCTGTTCCAACCAGATATTTATGATTATAAGAAGCACCGTAGCAGTTATATTGATATGGAAAAATCATTTGAAGGTATGGTTTACTACAATTCAGATAGTTTAGTAGAGGCTATGTCAGCATTGGTAACTGAAGGTCGAACAGAAGCGTATGAAGAACAATTAAAGACTCTACAACATAAACATTTTGACAATATTGATCACCAAAATTCACAACGTGTCTATGACGCAATTGTCGATACACCACTGGACGATTAG
- a CDS encoding CDP-glycerol glycerophosphotransferase family protein encodes MAQYLKLISRKNDNVILTKKKSILGIRNDCISNVDFQEREIYDVFYEDGRVYTINKLTYLLMMFFPMLFVTRKNRFMVFPYGRGHKKLSISILPDNGKKFHHYLMEYFAYSAGRFLKCFWENPILIFEKYANYAEDSAYLVYKKFREVHPDIPVYYVMKRDSRDIGKFKDDDHIILFGTMKHFIFLVACKMFVSTEGKGHSYFWGDRNGLIPRTIKLKPFIFLQHGVIGFKKIDYIFNAKSVYGPDLFVASSDFEKQIIDQELGYGESHNKKVIVTGLPRFDKIITDKSKQKYTTFFYTWRPWLESKTIEEQLNSDYAKHIRNIAQRAQKDSSIKIILHPKMISLMRSEVDAFPSVFINTDETSIKSVFDQTKLLVTDYSSVAWEAYYRNIPVIFDMFDQNMYESIVGSYLDLNHVPFGLKLDVLNNWQTVVNYNYVLSEKDAQQKHMYFKYSDKDNTDRCVAHILNYYRDN; translated from the coding sequence ATGGCACAGTATTTAAAATTAATATCTCGTAAAAATGATAATGTCATTCTTACGAAGAAAAAGTCTATTCTTGGAATAAGAAATGACTGTATTTCAAACGTTGATTTTCAAGAACGAGAAATTTATGATGTTTTCTATGAGGATGGTCGTGTTTATACAATCAATAAATTAACGTATTTATTGATGATGTTTTTTCCGATGTTATTTGTGACACGGAAAAATCGATTTATGGTATTTCCATACGGCAGGGGACATAAAAAATTATCGATTTCGATCTTACCGGATAATGGCAAAAAATTTCATCATTATTTGATGGAATATTTTGCTTATAGTGCGGGACGGTTTCTAAAATGTTTTTGGGAAAATCCTATTTTGATTTTTGAAAAATATGCCAATTATGCCGAAGACTCAGCATATCTTGTCTATAAGAAATTTCGAGAAGTACATCCAGACATACCTGTATATTATGTAATGAAGCGGGATAGTCGAGATATTGGTAAATTTAAGGATGATGACCATATCATTTTGTTTGGGACAATGAAGCATTTTATTTTTCTTGTAGCTTGTAAAATGTTTGTTTCAACAGAAGGGAAAGGACATTCTTATTTCTGGGGTGATCGTAATGGACTAATTCCAAGAACAATTAAATTAAAGCCATTTATCTTTTTACAACACGGTGTAATTGGATTTAAGAAAATAGACTATATTTTTAATGCTAAAAGCGTATATGGGCCTGACTTATTTGTTGCAAGTAGTGATTTTGAAAAACAAATCATTGATCAAGAATTGGGGTATGGCGAAAGCCACAACAAAAAAGTTATTGTAACCGGATTACCTCGTTTTGATAAGATAATTACGGATAAAAGTAAGCAAAAATATACTACTTTTTTCTATACTTGGCGCCCTTGGCTAGAAAGTAAAACTATTGAAGAACAACTGAATAGTGACTACGCAAAACACATTCGTAACATTGCACAACGAGCACAGAAAGATTCAAGTATAAAAATTATCTTACATCCTAAAATGATTAGTTTAATGCGATCTGAAGTTGATGCATTTCCAAGTGTTTTCATTAACACTGATGAAACATCTATTAAATCTGTGTTTGATCAAACTAAATTATTAGTAACTGATTATTCATCTGTAGCATGGGAAGCGTATTATCGTAACATTCCAGTTATTTTCGATATGTTTGATCAAAATATGTATGAAAGTATTGTAGGATCTTATCTCGATCTTAATCATGTACCTTTTGGGCTAAAGCTTGATGTTTTGAATAACTGGCAAACAGTTGTTAATTATAATTATGTTTTGAGTGAAAAAGATGCACAACAAAAGCATATGTACTTCAAGTATAGCGATAAAGATAATACTGACCGATGTGTTGCTCATATTTTAAATTATTATCGGGATAACTAA
- a CDS encoding MFS transporter: MINRNYSKVTLALVLSVVLLGSIMRAPITALPMMLDPIAKTLETTPAALSLLTTIPLLMFMTISTFAAKTMNVLGIKRAMTLAIALVVLGAVFRAFASMPTMLIGTMLLGAGIAYLNVFMPSFVVAFFPNKIGVYTSIYSLTIMLGVAIFNVVTVPIMKAFGWQSVMYVILGLTVLTFLVWMFAKAHAKPQVDAKPASDEVETEVKKETLHLYTNPRAWALLLTFGIQSLINYTVVAWMPALMAYEGVADGNIGWIMALYSLIGMPVSILVPNILVRLTRRQVEILIGGTGLLGLVSALMMFKHQTSNTFYWVALLMVMGYVISFFFLYVMTMFAKKTENHMQTAALAGMAQAGGYLLAATGPIVYGMAFSINPDGNLQNWVYLGLMVVLLITGVYTASYKKVFS; the protein is encoded by the coding sequence ATGATTAATCGTAACTATTCAAAAGTAACGCTTGCGTTAGTTTTGAGCGTAGTTCTACTAGGAAGCATTATGCGTGCACCAATTACGGCACTACCCATGATGCTGGATCCGATTGCTAAAACGTTAGAAACAACACCAGCAGCGTTGAGTCTTTTGACAACTATTCCGCTATTGATGTTTATGACGATTTCAACGTTTGCAGCTAAGACAATGAATGTCTTAGGTATCAAGCGTGCTATGACATTAGCGATCGCTTTAGTTGTATTAGGAGCTGTATTCCGTGCTTTTGCTAGTATGCCAACGATGTTAATTGGAACAATGCTATTAGGGGCAGGAATTGCCTACTTGAACGTATTCATGCCATCTTTCGTTGTGGCGTTCTTTCCAAATAAAATTGGCGTCTACACATCAATCTACTCACTAACAATCATGTTAGGGGTTGCTATCTTTAACGTCGTGACAGTGCCAATTATGAAGGCTTTCGGTTGGCAATCAGTGATGTACGTCATTCTTGGGCTAACTGTCCTAACATTCTTAGTATGGATGTTTGCTAAGGCACATGCCAAGCCGCAGGTTGATGCGAAGCCTGCTTCAGATGAAGTTGAAACAGAAGTGAAGAAAGAAACATTGCATTTGTACACAAACCCACGTGCGTGGGCTTTGTTGCTAACATTTGGTATTCAATCATTGATTAACTATACGGTTGTTGCTTGGATGCCAGCATTGATGGCTTACGAAGGGGTTGCAGATGGGAATATTGGTTGGATTATGGCTTTGTATTCTCTAATTGGAATGCCAGTATCAATTCTAGTACCTAACATCCTAGTCCGCTTAACTCGTCGTCAAGTTGAAATCTTGATTGGTGGGACGGGGCTACTAGGACTTGTTTCAGCATTGATGATGTTTAAGCATCAAACAAGTAACACATTCTACTGGGTTGCGTTGTTGATGGTGATGGGATATGTGATTTCGTTCTTCTTCTTGTACGTGATGACAATGTTCGCGAAAAAGACAGAAAACCATATGCAAACAGCTGCATTGGCTGGAATGGCACAAGCTGGTGGATACCTACTAGCAGCAACCGGACCGATCGTTTATGGAATGGCTTTTTCTATTAATCCTGATGGAAACCTACAAAACTGGGTTTACCTAGGACTAATGGTGGTATTATTGATTACGGGTGTTTACACCGCATCATATAAGAAAGTCTTTTCATAA
- a CDS encoding GlsB/YeaQ/YmgE family stress response membrane protein, translating to MGLIWTLIIGAIIGAIGGAITKTSMGWIANIAAGLVGSWLGETLLGSWGPHLANMALIPSVIGAVVVVIVTTWFVGRNAN from the coding sequence ATGGGACTAATTTGGACATTAATCATTGGTGCAATAATCGGAGCCATTGGTGGAGCAATTACGAAAACGTCAATGGGATGGATTGCAAATATTGCGGCTGGACTTGTTGGTTCATGGCTAGGTGAAACATTGCTTGGATCATGGGGACCACATTTGGCTAATATGGCGCTAATCCCCTCTGTAATTGGAGCGGTTGTTGTCGTGATAGTAACAACTTGGTTTGTTGGCCGAAACGCAAATTAA
- a CDS encoding bifunctional hydroxymethylpyrimidine kinase/phosphomethylpyrimidine kinase yields MTKRLVTIAGSDALAGGGIQADLATFTEYGYQGLSVLTSIVTVLEDDFNVYPVDTDVVVEQLQSVFALDDIAAVKTGLIPNREQIELIADYLTKHVVGKIPIIVDPVMVVKESDAWDLGEVVSLFKTHLLPLATIITPNLAEAELLVGYAINNRVDMERAVQDLQVMGPQAIVIKGGARLAGDTALDMVFDGQNIVQLENQKLDTSFNNGAGCTFASAITANLAQDASVTDSVSDAKDFVFNGIQHGIALQRGDALGNVWQSARRISGGK; encoded by the coding sequence ATGACAAAACGTTTAGTAACAATTGCTGGATCCGACGCCTTAGCAGGTGGTGGGATTCAAGCGGATTTAGCCACATTTACAGAATATGGCTATCAGGGGCTTAGTGTCCTAACAAGTATTGTGACTGTACTTGAGGACGATTTTAATGTTTATCCAGTCGACACCGATGTCGTCGTGGAACAATTACAATCTGTTTTTGCTTTGGATGATATCGCCGCAGTTAAAACCGGCTTAATTCCCAATCGTGAACAAATTGAATTGATTGCGGATTATTTGACGAAACATGTTGTAGGTAAAATACCAATTATCGTAGATCCAGTTATGGTCGTGAAAGAAAGTGATGCTTGGGATTTAGGTGAGGTTGTGAGTTTATTTAAAACACATCTATTGCCATTGGCAACGATTATTACACCTAACTTAGCTGAGGCTGAGTTACTCGTGGGTTATGCAATCAATAACCGAGTTGATATGGAACGAGCAGTACAAGATTTACAGGTAATGGGGCCTCAAGCTATCGTCATTAAAGGTGGTGCACGTTTAGCTGGCGATACAGCATTAGACATGGTCTTTGATGGTCAAAATATTGTGCAATTAGAAAATCAAAAATTAGATACGTCATTCAACAACGGGGCTGGATGTACGTTTGCTTCTGCAATAACTGCTAATTTAGCGCAAGATGCGTCTGTAACAGACAGTGTGTCAGATGCAAAGGATTTTGTATTTAATGGTATACAGCATGGGATTGCTTTACAGCGTGGGGACGCATTAGGTAATGTTTGGCAATCAGCACGACGTATTTCAGGGGGAAAATAA